Within Ralstonia pickettii DTP0602, the genomic segment CCTCGGCGATGTCGAACACCGGAGCGCCCCGCGCAAGAAAGCCGCTCATATGGCAAATCGGTCGCAAGGTGGCGCCTCGTACCACACCAAATGGAATCAGTGCCGGCGCGTGGCTGTGCACCACGGCCCTGATTTCCGGCCGCGCGCGATAGAGTGCAGCGTGGATATAGCGCTCGAGAAACACCTTGTGGCCGTGCGCTTCGATGGGCTCGCCATCGAGACCGAAGGTGAGAATGTCATCGGGGCCGGCCTGCGCGGGAGCCATGCTGCGCGACATCAGGAAGCGGTCACCGTCCGGATGACGGGCGCTCACATGCCCGAACGCGTCAAGTACGCCTTCATGGAACAGGATATGGCCGGCGTCGGCCAGGTTCTCGACAAGAGTTTCCATGGGTACCCCCTCAGAAAATATGCTTCACGCCAACCATCGCGCCGAATTGATTGCCGCCCGGGGCAGCGTTGGCACCGGCTGCACCGGAACTGACCGACAGCGCAAGGTTGCCTCGGTTATCCAGGAAGCCGGCAGTGCCGTCGATCGAGGTCCGCTTGCTGAATGTATAGGTCGTGCGCGCTGCGTAGAGCCACGCCTTGTTGGCGCTGTCGTGAAAGCGCAGGTAGAACGCCTCGGCGTCGACACTGAGCGCTGGCGTCAGTGCGTAGGAGGCGCCGAGGAACCACATATCGCTCCGGGGCGTGGTACTTCCGTCGTTGTCGCGCCGCAGCCAACCGCCGCCAACCTTGCCCTTGCCGATATTTGCATAGCCGTTGACGGTCAGGCGATCATCCTTGAGGCCGCTGTTGGTCAGCCCGCCGAATGCCCCGGTGCCGCCGCGGATCGAGTCGTAGGCTGCACTTGCTCCCCAAGTAGAAGTGTCGTACTTCAGCAATACGGACCATTCCCGGCACGCACGGTGGTCGGCCGGGTTCTCCCCGGCGCAGTTGGTGCCCGAAGGCCCGGGGCCCGCGTTGACGGTGTCGCGGCCGAAGCTGTACGTGCCACCGACCGTCAGCGGGCCGAACGCGCCTTTGTAAGAGACTGCGTTGTCGGTGCGCGCGCTCGGCAGGTAGCTGTCGAGCGAGGAGGAGCCGAACGTGTTGGGACCAAGCATGTCTGGTTCCAGCATCGACCAGAACAGCATGGTGTACTGCCGCCCGAATGCCACCTGGCCCCAATTCCCGGACAGCCCGACCCATGCTTGCCTGCCGAATAGCCGGCCACCCTGGTTGGACGCGCCCGTGTCGGGGGCGAAGCCGGATTCCAGCACGAACTGGCTCTTGAGTCCTCCACCGAGATCCTCCGTGCCGCGTAGACCCCAGCGTGAAGGCACCGTGCCGGCCAGGCCAGGCATGCGAACCAGGTTGTCCTTGCTGGTGCCCACGTTGGACACGAACTCGATGCCCGTATCGACGACCCCATAGATGGTGACGGATTGGGCATGGGCGTGACCCATCCCGGCCACGCAAGCGCAAAGCGCCGCGGCCATTGCTGACTGCTTCATTGTGTCTCCTCTGACTTTCTTGTCTTGTAGGAATGGCGCTACCGAGGGCTCCGATTGGCGTCGACCGCAGCCGCGGCAATCAACGCCGGCACGATGCCCGCCATGAAAATGTCTCCGGCGCCCCAGTTCCAGCCAAGCAGCACGCCGCCCAGGACGGGCCGCTGATGGACCCGATGCGGCCGATGCCGACCGCGCAGCCGATACCGGTGGCACGCATCCGGGTGGGATAGATCTCGGCGGCCAGCGCGTTGAAGCCCGCCTGCGCGCCCTGCACCGCTGCGCCGATCGCAAAGCTGACCGCAACCACCAGTGCATGGTCGTGCGGCCAGGCCGCAAGCACCAGCGCCAGCGCGGCGTAGGTGAGCAATTCGCAGAGGAGAACTCGACGCGCGCCAAACCGGTTCATCAAGGCGCCCTGCACCACCGAACTCAGCACCCCACCGACGCTGAACGCCGTGATTGCCGCAATGCCGACCGACGTGGGGTGATGCGCGCTGATCAGCACGGCTGGCATCCAGCTCACGATGAAGTACAGCACCACGAGGTTGAGGAAATACGGAATCCACAGCAGGATGGTGCCGGTGGCACGACCCTCGGTGAAAAGCAGCCGGATCGGCACGCCGGCCGTGGTGGGATCGGCGGACCGATAGGCTTCGTTTGCGCGCAGATCGGGCGCAATGCGGCGCATGATCTCCGACAGCCTGGCCATGTCGTGGCCTCGGGCAATCAGGAACCGAGCCGATTCCGGCATGATCCATGCAATCAGCAATGCAACGGCCAGCGGTAGCACACCGCCCACGATAAATACCGACTGCCAGCCGAACCGTGGCAGCAAAGCAGCAGACACGGCGCCGCCAAGCACGGCGCCCAGCGGCATGCCGCACATCAGCGTGGTAACGGTGGTCCGCGCGTAGCGCTGCGGCGCATACTCGGAGGCCAGCGCAATGGCGTTGGGCAGCGCGCCACCAAGGCCCACGCCGGTGAGCAGCCGCAGCACGAACAATTGCTCCAGTGACGCCGCGTAGGCCGTAGCCAGGGACAGGCTGCCGAACAGCACGCAGGAGAACACGATCATCGTCTTGCGGCCGTAGCGGTCGGCCAATGGTCCGAGTACCACGGCGCCCAGCAGCATGCCAATCAGCCCGGCACCGAACGTCGGGCCGAAGGACGTGAGCGGAACGCCGAGACTGGCGGCAATCGATGGCGCCAGCATGCCGATGGTCTGGGTATCAAAACCGTCGAGGATCGCGACAAGGATGCACAGGCCGATGGCAAGGCATTGGAACCGCCCGAGCGGGCGGGCATCGATGACTTCGTGGACCAACAGGGGCGCAATCATGGCGTTGTCTCCGATATCGGGGAGGATTCCCCCTCTTTTTATGGATGGGTAAGATCGGCGCCGGCCGGCGCCGGTCCTGATCAGGTGCGAATCCAGCCTCGCCCCCAGGAGTTGAGCGTGTACTCCTCATGCGGCCAGACGCCGGGGGCCTGATCCGCCGCAACACGCTCCAGCTCCGCGGACAACTCGACGCGATTGCCGTCGGGGTCCGTCACCATGAAGAAAAGGTTGTTACCCGGACCGTGTCGACCAGGACCAAAGAAGATGCCTCGCCGCACACGTGCAAAGCGGTCTCCCCAATCCCGGATATCGTTCCAGCAACTGGTCTCGTAGCAATGGTGGTCCCAGACATTGCGGGATCCCTGGAAGAACGCCAGCGAGTGGTGCTCGTCGTCAGAGCGCAAGAAGCATGTGGCGACTGTCCCCTCATCCGCCACAACTTCGTCGGAGATCGTGAAGCCGATGCGTTCCACGTAGAAATCGACGACAGTCTTGAGCTCCGTGGTCTGGAACACGGTGTGCTGCAGCCGGGCCGCCAATCGGTCCGGCTGGCGGCCGGAGCGTGGCACGCCAAACAGCAGCCTGCGCCCCTGCGGGTCTGTCACCGTGAATGCCCCCGGGGCAAAGAAGATCTCACCTTCCGGGCCTGAGTCGCAAACCAGCTCAGCCAGACGATCGCGCAGTTGCGCCAGCTCTTCCGGCGAGCGCGCGGCATAGGCTGCCATGGCCAACCCGCCGCTCTCACCTTGATGGATCACTACAGCGCGTTCACCACCGGCGAGGGCGATCAGTCTTTCTGGGGCCGACACCGGCTGCAGCTCGAACAACTCCTGGTAGAACGCGGCGAGTGCGTCTGGTGCGCTGCTGCAGAGATGAAGGTGGTGGAGCCGGAGCGGCGTCGTAGTTTGTAGTGTGGTCATGATGAACCTTGCTTGTCTGTTGGCCCGGAATCAGCGTGTCAAAGCCGCGCGCCCGTTGGCGACTGCCTCATTCGCGGCGCTGGCGTTTGACATGTCGATGCCGATGCGCCGGCCAAATGCCGTGGACAACGCATCAGCATCGTGGTGCGCGAACACACCGGCCACATATCTGTCCGGACGAACCACGACCACTTTTCCGGCCAGCCCCCTCAGTGCCTGGGGCATGGCCGCCGGTGCCAGCTCGACCGGCACATAGCCGCGTTCAGTCGCGAGGCGCACCGTCTCCGGCGCCAGTGCCGGCAGCAGCACGACGCGGCGCGTTTCCAGCCTGCGCCACAGGGCGCGGGCGAGTCCGGTGGTATCTACCAGTGCCTCGGCGCCGATGGCGATGTGAGCAAAGCCATGACCGGTGACCTCATCGAGCGGCAGTAGCTTGCCCTCGACGGTGCGCACACTCGGCTGCGGCAACATGGTGCCGACAAGTCCGACGGTGTCGGTTTCGCTCATTTCCAGCAAGCCGTTGTGGAAGCGCGGCTTTGGCTTGAACTTCATTTGCAGGAAATAGTCGCGTACGGGCGGCATCAGCGCGGTCGCGCGGAAGAACGTGGAGAAGGCCCAGGCTGCCAGGCGGCTGCGCGGCGCCATCACAATGCCCAGGTTCAGTGCCAGGCGAATCAGCGCCCATGCATGGTCGCGGCGCTCGGCTTCATAAGACTCCAGAGCGGCCGGCGCCAGCTTGTTGTGCAGCACGGCCGCGAGCTTCCAACCCAGATTGTGTGCATCGCGTACACCGCTGTTCATGCCCTGGCCTGCATACGGTGGAGTCAGGTGCGCCGCATCGCCGGCAAGGAATATGCGCCCTACGCGCCAGCGATCGGCAACGCGGGCATGGAACGTGTAGACCGTCTTGCGCACGATATGCGCAGGGCGATCCGCGCGGAACGGGCGCAGCAGTTCGGCAATGCGCTCTGGCCGCAGAATCTCTTCGTCGGTCTCGCTCTGCTTCAGCAGGAATTCAAACCTGCGTGTCTGATGGGGACCGGGTACTTCGACGGTGGGGCGTGCGGGATCGCAGTACGCCCGGGTCTGCCAGAACGTGTCGTCGTCGCTTTCGGTATCGACGACCAGCCAGCGCGCGTTGAACGACGACCCGACCAGCGTCGCACCGATGGACTGACGCACGAAGCTGCGGCCGCCATCGGTGCCGACCACATAGGCGGCGTTGATCTGGACCTGCCCGTCGGCGCACTGCACGATGGCACGCGCGCCATCGTCATCCTGCGACAGGGATTCGAGCGTATGGCCGAACAGCACGCGCACCGAGGGGTGGCGCTTCAGTCCATCGCGCAGCGTCGCTTCGAAGAGTGGCTGGCGAAATGCGTTTCGCCGCGGAAATCCGTACTCGCTGGCAGTGGGTTCAACCTTGGCGAAGCAGTGGCCGCCGGGGCGCGTCAGGTAGTGCACGCCGTAGCCGGGCACCACGTCTTGCAACACGGCGTCGACCAGGCCGATCGCCTGCATGGTGCGCAGCGATTCGTCATCGATGGATACCGCGCGTGGTTCAGCCACGGTGCTTGCCTTGCGGTCGATCAGGATGGTGTCGATGCCTTGCTGCCCCAGGATGTTGGCCAGTGTCAGGCCTGTCGGGCCGGCGCCAACCACCAGCACGGCGGTCGCAAGCGAAGGGGAATGGGTCATGGGTGTCTCCTTATCCGGCGCTCGATGGCGCCGGCCTGCCGTCACTCGTCCTGGATACCGTTGCACAGGACGCCGATGCCGGAGATTTCCACTTCGACCGTATCGCCCGCACGCATCCAGAGCGGCGGATTGCGGAACGCCCCCACGCCGCCGGTGGTGCCGGTGATGATCACGTCGCCGGGACGCAGTTCAGTAAAGGTGGAGCAGTAGGCGATGACGTCGCCCACGCTGAAGATGAGATCGTCGGTGCGTGCCTGCTGCACGACCTCACCGTTCAGGCGCGTAGTCAGCGTCAGCTTCGATGGATCAGGAATCTCATCAGTGGTCACCAGCCACGGGCCAAATGCCCCCGTTTGCGGGAAGTTCTTGCCAGGCGTGAACTGGATGGTGTGCTTCTGCCAGTCGCGCACGCTGCCGTCGTTGTAGCAGGAATAGCCCGCCACGTAGCCCAGCGCGTCGGCGGCACGGACGTGGCGTGCAGTCTTGCCGATGATGACGGCCAGCTCGCCCTCGAAATCGAGCTTTTCCGATACACGCGGACGAAGGATCGGTTTGCCGTGCGCCACCTGCGAGTCGGCAAAGCGGGTGAAGAACATCGGGTACTGCGGCATGTCGCGGCCGGTTTCGCGAACGTGCGATGCGTAATTGATGCCAACGCAAAGGATCTTCTCCGGATCGGGAATCACGGGCAGGAGTTCGACCTCGGCAAGAGCCAGCGATGGCTGGCTGCCAGCCACGATTTCGGCGATGCGCGGCAGGGCGCCATTCGCGAGGGCTTCGCGCAGGCTGGCACCGACGGACTCGATGTGTGGCGTAAGGTCGACAATCTTGTCGCCGATCACGGCACCAAAGGCGTGGTGGCCGGCATGAAGGAAGCTGGTGAGTTTCATCTGATACTCCTGGGTCCAAAGGCAATGTCAGGCTGGGTCGCAGCCGCCTGGTTGACTGCATTATTCGCAAAATACGCGAATAATGCAGTCAATGTTTACCATTAGACGCAGTTGGCGGGATTCTTGCATGCATCCAGACGCGCTTGGTGTTATGCTCGCGGAATTGGACTACGGAGCAATGGAGAATGGCCACGGACCGCGCACTTGGTGTGCTGAGCCTGTTTTCGCTGGACAAACCGGTGTGGACGGCCGAGGACGTGGCCGCGCAGCTTGAGGTGTCGATCAGCAGCGCTTACCGCTACCTGTCGAATCTGATGGACATGGGACTAGTCGCGACTGCTGGTGCAGGCCGCTATGTCCTGGGGCCCGCCATTATTCAACTCGACCGCCAGATCCAGCTGACCGACCCCATGCTGCGGCAGGCGCGCCCGATCATGGAGGAGTTGATCGTTTATGCGCCGCCGGGATCGGTGATGCTGTTGTGCCGCGCATTTGGAGACTCTGTGCTGTGCGTGCATCAGGTGCTCAACCAAGGGCCGCAAGCCGTGGTGAGCTATGAGCGCGGCCGACCAATGATCATGTTTCGCGGCGCCACATCGCGGATCATCCTTGCGTACCAGCAGACGCGGACACTGCAAGCGATCTACAGCAAGCATGCGGAGGAGATTCGCGCGGCGGGCCTGGGCGAGGACTGGACGACATTCCGTCAGACCCTGAGCCGCCTGCGCAAGGCGGGCCATGCCGTCTCACATGGAGAGATCGACCCTGGTCGCGTGGGGATCGCCGCCCCCATCCTTAACGAAGACGGGCGTCCAGTCGGGAGCCTTAGCTACGTTGTGGCGGAATCGGAAGTGGACGCACGCGGTATCAGTCGCCTTGTGCACCTGCTTGTGCCGGCCGCGGCGGAGATTCGTGCGTGATTCCAGGTAATGGTGTTCGGGTCCGTCGCTCACGCGGAAGAAAAGGCGACGCCAGACCCGAGTTCGAGCGGATGCTGGCTTACGGCAACGGCTTCGCACGCGGTGTGGTCCAGCATCCGATCATCGCGCATGGTTTTCTCCCTCCTGCCAGTTCAAAGATCCAGCACCAGCCGCTCGCTGCGTGCGCGCGACACGCACGGCGTCAGGCACGACTGCCGTTCTGCCTCATCGAGGATGTAATCATGGTGGTCCACCTCGCCACTCAGGTAACGCACCTTGCAAGTCCCGCAAAGCCCTGACTGGCACGACGTCTCGAGCGCCACGCCCGCGGCCTGCAGCGCCTCGGCCAGGTTCTGGGCTGCGCCAACGCTGACTTCCTGGCCGGTGCTGGCGATCTGCGCGATAAAGCCTCCGGCGTCCGCAACGCCGCCCGCGCTCGCCGGCGCAGCCGGCGCCTTGAAGTGCTCGCAATGGACCGTACCGGCCGGCCAGTGCGCCGAGGCCTCGCCGCAGGCCTTCATGAACCCACCCGGACCACAGTAGTAGAGGTGCGTGTCGGCCGCCGGCCGCGCCAGCATGCCGGCGATATCCAGCCCGTTGGCCGGATTGCCGCCGTCGAAGTGATAGTGGACATGGCCGCCCAGCGTCGACAACTCGTCCGGGAAGGCGGCACACTCCGGCGCCTTGGCACAGTAATGCAGTTCAAAATCGGCGCCCGCCGCCCGCAGGCTGTGCGCCATCGCCTTGAGCGGCGTCACGCCGATGCCGCCCGCCAGCAGGACCACCTTACGCGCCCCGCCCACCAACGCAAAGTGATTCCGCGGCGCGCTGACCGCGACACGGTCGCGCACGCGGATGCGTTCATGCACCGTGCGCGAGCCGCCGCGCCCGCCCTCGTCGCGCAGCACGGCGATGACATAGCGGTGGCGCTCGGCCGGATCATTGCACAGCGAGTATTGCCGCACCAGCCCGGGCGCGACATGCACGTCGATATGCGCGCCCGCCGTGAACGGCGGCAGCGGCCGCCCGTCGGGCTCGACCAGTTCATAGGCATTGATGCCGGCGGCTTCGGCGCGGATTTGCCGGACCAGCAGTTCCATCGGGCCGGCGCCGTGTTCAGTGGTGGTGCTCATTTCGGATTCCTTGACTGCAAGCATCGGCGCGGACGGCGGCGCGCATGGCAGCGCCGCCCGCTCCATTCAGGCGAACCGCGTCAGGCGCGGAAGCTCTGTTCCAGCGCCTCGAACCTGGCGCGGACAAAGTCGGCGCGCTCGTCGCCCTTCAGGCCATCGGACTCCGCCAGGATGGCCACCACCTCGCGCGCCACGCGGCGGCGGTTGGCCACTTCCTGTTCGACCGTCCCGGCTTCCGGGATCTCGAACACGTTGCCGGAGCAGAAGCTGTTGGGCTCGCCGCTGGCCGCGCGCAGCCAGTCGGCAAACCCGCGCGCCTCGGATGACGGGTTGGTGCCGCGCACCGCGTCGCGCAGCATCTTGCGGAAGGCAAAGAGGCCGGCATCGAACTTGGTCGGGTTTTCCAGCGCATGCACGGCGATCGGGCGCTGGCTGATGATGGCCTCGTAGTCGCCCGGCGCGTATTGCGCGGCCTTGTAGTCGTGCCGCTCGCGGTGGTTCGACGGGATCGGCGGCAGGTCCTCCAGCTTGTACTGGCCGAACCGTTCCGGACGGCGCATGGCCACCTGCCCTTCCAGGAAGTCGATGGTTTCATAGCCGACCAGGCTCTTGTCGCCCACGCCACGCGTGTCGATGCCGGGGCCCATCACGCGCCAGCCGATCATCTTGCTGTTCTCGTCGTCCACCGGCACGGTCCAGCGGATGATGTGGAAGCGGCTGAACAGCTTTTTCTTCGAGCCGTCCTCCGAGGTGTAGGCATGCAGGCTCAGGTTCGGCAGCACCTGGTGCTGCACGCGCAGGAACAGCTTGTCCTTGTCGACGCGGCGCGCGCCGGCGCACGCCAGCCCGCGGCCCTGGTGCACAGGGATGAACTGCATGTCGGGCGCGACCTCCATCGACGCGGCGCCCACTTCATCGAAGGTGGTGCCCTGGTAGTTGCCGCCCACGACATTCTTTGCCGCATGCAGCGCGGTCGGGTGGAAGTTGTCGGCGGCATTGTCCTGGACCTGGAGCCAGTTGCAGTGCTGGAAGTTGCTGTACGGCACCAGTTCGTCGCCCGGCAGCACCGTGAAGTCCGACTCCCACTCCGGGAAGGGCGGCTCTTCGTCGGGCGGGCCCATGTAGGCGAACACCAGCCCATTGCGCTCGAACGCCTTGTACGCACCCTGCCGGATCGAGCAGGCGTATTTCTCGGCTTCCTTCTCCTCGCCCTTGGGGAAGGGCACATGCAGGCAGGCGCCGTCCACGTCGAACACCATGCCGTGGTAGCAGCACTTGATGCCGCGCTCCTGGATCGCCCCATATTCGAGCGATGCGCCGCGATGGCAGCAATGCGCATGCAGCACACCCACGCGGCCGCTGCCGTCGCGGAAGGCGACCAGCTCTTCGCCGAGGATCTTCATGAAGCGCGGGGTGTCGGTCAGTTCCAGCGACATGCACACCGGGTGCCAGAAGCGGCGCATGTATTCGCCCATCGGCGTGCCGGGGCCGGTTTCAGTCAGTTCGGGGTCGTGGGCGGGCACGCGGTTGGCGTAGTACCCGCCGAAGGGGATCAGTTTCTTGACGACGGCGTTGCCGCCGGCGGTGCGGGGCGATTCGAGCTTGTCGGATGTCTGGGTCATGACTTGTCTCCTGCGAGGATGGGGGATGCCGGTTTCATTACCGGCTACCGAATTCTGAACTCTGTATACAGAGATTAGGCGCGGAAAGCGGCGATGTAAGTAAAGGTTTACCCGATTCTTGCTCGCCTCCTCAGTTGCGTTCGCGGTCGACCAGCGCGCCCTGCCCGATCCACGGCATCATGGCGCGCAGGCGGGCGCCAACGGTTTCGATCGGATGCGCGGCGGTCAGCCGCCGGCGCGACTGCAGCGTCGGTGCGCCCGCCTGGCTTTCCAGGATGAACTGCCGGGCATAGTCGCCGGACTGTATCCCTTGCAGCACCTCGCGCATCGCGGCGCGGGTCTGGTCGGTGACGATGAGCGGCCCCGTCAGGTACTCGCCGAACTCGGCGTTGTTGGAAATGCCGTAGTTCATGGTGCCGATGCCGCCCTCGTAGATCAGGTCGACGATCAGCTTCAGCTCGTGCAGGCATTCGAAGTACGCCATTTCCGGCGCGTAGCCCGCTTCCACCAGGGTATCGAAGCCGGCCTTGATCAGTTCGACGGTGCCGCCGCACAGCACGGCCTGCTCGCCGAACAGGTCGGTCTCGGTCTCTTCGCCGAAATCGGTCTCGATCACGCCGGAACGTCCGCAGCCGATGGCCGATGCGTAGGCCAGCGCGATATCGCCCGCCATGCCCGACCGGTCCTGCGCCACCGCGACCAGTGCCGGCACGCCGCCGCCCTGCGCGTAAGTCGAACGCACCGTATGCCCCGGCGCCTTCGGCGCGATCATGATCACGTCGAGGTCCTCGCGCGGCACCACCTGTCCGTAGTGGATATTGAAGCCGTGGGCGAAGGCCAGCACCGCGCCGGCACGCATCACCGGCGCCACCGACTCGCGGTAGACCTGGCCGATGGTCTCGTCCGGGATCAGCAGCATGACGATGTCCGCCTGCGCCGCCGCCTCCGCCATCGTCGCCACCTGCAGTCCCGCGGCGGCGGCCTTGCGCCATGAGTCGCCGCCTTCGCGCAGACCCACCACTACATCGATGCCGCTGTCCCTGAGGTTCAGCGCGTGGGCATGCCCCTGTGAGCCGTAGCCGATCACCGCCACCTTGCGCGCGCGGATCAGCGCGAGGTCAGCGTCCTTGTCGTAATACACGTGCATAGTCATTCACTCCTTTTCGTACTCTGTAAAACGGCTCTCACCCCGGGTGGCTTTGCATTGACGGGCGCCGAGCGCCGCGTGTAGTCTGAATACAAAGTGCAGAAAGCCGACCATGACACCCACTCTTCCCAAGATCCAGGCCCGCCCCGACTACGTCGACGAGGTGTACAAGATGCTGCTCGACGCCATCAGCGACGGCACCCTGGCCCCCGGCACGCGCCTGACGCAGGAGGAAATCGCGGACCAGATGCAGGTCTCGCGCTCGCCGGTGCTGCAGGCGCTGCGGCTGCTGAAGAAAGACGGCTTCGTGCAGGACGCGCCCGGCCGCGGCGTGCTGGTGACCCCGCTGGATGCGGCCTCGATTGGCCACCTCTACGAGGTCCGCGGCGCGCTGGACGCGCTCGCCGCACGCTTGGCCGCGGCGCGGCGCTACCAGGTCGATCCGGCACTGATCGCGCAGGGCCGCCGCGCCTCGCGCGGCAAGGACGTGAAGGCGATGATGGATGCCGACATGGCCTTTCACCACGCCATCTACGAGGCCGCCGGCAACCCGCTGCTGGCGCGCAGCGCGGAGCTGTACTGGGTCCACCTGCGCCGCGCCATGGGCGCCGTGCTGCAATCGTCGGCGGCGCAGCGTGAGACGATCTGGGACGAGCACGAGGCGATTGCCGAGGCCATCGCCGCCGGCGACGCTGCGCGCGCCGCCGAGCTGACCGACCTGCACACCACCCGCGCGCGCGAGAACCTGACCCGCCGCCTCGGTGAGTTCCTGGGCGAGACGCGCCAGATCGCCTGAGCGCGCCCTGAGGTTGCAGCGGCAGCCCATCGTCAGTCCTTGCGCGCGCCGCTGTTGACCAGCCGCGCCGGCACCGTGAACACCAGCATCCCGCCGATCACCAGGCTCGCCGCCAGCACCAGCACGCCGTTGCCGGTAGTGCCCGTGCTCGACTGCACCCAGCCGATCAGGTAGGGACTGATCACGCCCGAGATGCTGCCGACCGAATTGGCCAGCGCGATGCCGGCTGCGGCGGCCGCACCGCCCAGGATCGCCGGCGGCAGGGTCCAGAACTGCGAGATGGTGGTCATGATGCCCATGGTGCCGATGGTCAGCGCCAGCATTGCCAGCGCCGTGTTGCTGGCATAGGCCACGCTCAGGCAAAGGCCCAGTGCTCCCAGCACACCCGGCACGGCCAGGTGCCAGCGCCGCTCCCCTCGCGCATCGGAGCGCTGGCCTACCAGGATCATCGACACCGTGGCCGCGGCATACGGAATCGCCGATAGCAACCCGATGTCGAGCGGATCGGAAACGCCGCTGGCCTTGACGATGGTCGGCAGCCAGAAGCTGACGCCATACAACCCCATGGTGAAGAAGAAATAGATCACGCTGAGCAGCAGGATGCGCGGGTTGGTCAGGCCGTCGCGCACGGAATGCAGCGCATGGCCGCGGTTCTCCGCTGCGAGGTTGGTCTCGATCATGGTGCGTTGCTGGGCAGTCAGCCACTTGGCGTCGGCCACCTTGTCGTCCAGGTAGAAGTACGCGATCACGCCCACCAGCACCGTCGGAATGCCTTCCAGCAAGAACAGCCACTGCCACCCCGCCCAGCCGTGCACGCCGTGCATCGCGCTCATGATCCAGCCCGACAGCGGCCCGCCGACCACGCC encodes:
- a CDS encoding ketol-acid reductoisomerase (catalyzes the formation of (R)-2,3-dihydroxy-3-methylbutanoate from (S)-2-hydroxy-2-methyl-3-oxobutanoate in valine and isoleucine biosynthesis~K00053: ilvC; ketol-acid reductoisomerase [EC:1.1.1.86]), producing the protein MHVYYDKDADLALIRARKVAVIGYGSQGHAHALNLRDSGIDVVVGLREGGDSWRKAAAAGLQVATMAEAAAQADIVMLLIPDETIGQVYRESVAPVMRAGAVLAFAHGFNIHYGQVVPREDLDVIMIAPKAPGHTVRSTYAQGGGVPALVAVAQDRSGMAGDIALAYASAIGCGRSGVIETDFGEETETDLFGEQAVLCGGTVELIKAGFDTLVEAGYAPEMAYFECLHELKLIVDLIYEGGIGTMNYGISNNAEFGEYLTGPLIVTDQTRAAMREVLQGIQSGDYARQFILESQAGAPTLQSRRRLTAAHPIETVGARLRAMMPWIGQGALVDRERN
- a CDS encoding MFS transporter; this encodes MQSPSATAAPFAATESETYTRVMWRLLPFLFLCYLCAYLDRINVGYAKLQMMQDLGLSDAVYGLGAGIFFVGYLLFEVPSNLILLKVGARRWIARIMVTWGLISAAMLFVSTPTSFYIMRFLLGVAEAGFIPAILLYLTYWFPASRRSKVTALFLTGIPMSGVVGGPLSGWIMSAMHGVHGWAGWQWLFLLEGIPTVLVGVIAYFYLDDKVADAKWLTAQQRTMIETNLAAENRGHALHSVRDGLTNPRILLLSVIYFFFTMGLYGVSFWLPTIVKASGVSDPLDIGLLSAIPYAAATVSMILVGQRSDARGERRWHLAVPGVLGALGLCLSVAYASNTALAMLALTIGTMGIMTTISQFWTLPPAILGGAAAAAGIALANSVGSISGVISPYLIGWVQSSTGTTGNGVLVLAASLVIGGMLVFTVPARLVNSGARKD